In Novosphingobium sp. RL4, the sequence CGACGATCGTGCCGTCATTGCCGCCATTGCTGGCACGGGCGGCAGCACGGCAGGCCTCATCAACGGCAGCGCCCTTGGCGTCTGGCATGGTGGCGTGGGCGGAAAGCGTGTTGGTATCGTCGATGTCGATGGGGACGCCCGTTTGGCCGGGGCCGTAGCCGGAGCTGTCGGCTGCTGCGGTGGCGGGCGCCAGGCATGCAAGGGTGAGCGCGGCAAGCGTGCTGGAAATTGTCGTGGTGATGGAGGGCATTGAAAGCGCCTTCTGCTAGGCGTCGCCATGCCAACCTAGGATGCGGAACGGAGGTAGGGAAGGGGCGATGCGACGAACCGCGTTGGCGACCTTCGGGAACCTGCCGGACTTCGTGAAATCAGGGCTTGCTCGACTCGGCATCACCGTGTAGTGGCGCGGTTCGAATTTGACGGGGCTTCGGCCCTTTGGCTCTTTCTCATCGGTAGTAGGTAATGGAAGCTCAGAACATCCGTATCCGCCTCAAGGCGTTTGACCATCGCGTGCTCGACCAGGCTACTGGCGAAATCGCTGACACGGCCCGCCGTACCGGCGCTCTGATTCGTGGGCCCATTCCTCTGCCGACGAAGATCGAGAAGTTCACGGTCAACCGTGGCCCGCACATCGACAAGAAGTCGCGTGAGCAGTTCGAAGTCCGCACCTACAAGCGTCTGCTTGACATCGTGCAGCCGAACGCAGCTACCGTCGACGCTCTGATGAAGCTCGATCTGGCTGCCGGCGTGAACGTCGAAATCAAGCTGGCCTAAGCCGGTTTGCGGGGTGACCGAAAGGTTGCCCCGAAAGTCCTTTCCGATCGGACTTTAAACGATCGAGGCGAAATTCGGATCTTCGGATCCAAATTGTCCTTGTCGGCCCGATGGCCGGCTTTGCGGGGAGAAACCCGCAGAGACAGCGCCCCGGGCGGCAAGCCGCCGGGGGACACAAGGGATACCTCCGCCGTCTCCTTCGGGAAGCGTCGGGAATGCGTCCCCCGTCTCGTTTCCGCGGTCCATGATGGGCTGGCAGGGAACACCTGACCCGGACGGGGTTCGTATCACAACCAGGGTTGGACACGCGTACGGGGGATGGTCCTGCGTACGCCTCTGTAAGGAGAAAGGTCATGCGTACAGGCGTGATCGCCAAGAAAGTCGGGATGACCCGCCTGTTCCAGGAGGACGGTCGCCACGTGCCCGTCACTGTCCTGGCACTTGAAGACTGTCAGGTGGTTTCGGTTCGTACTGCTGATCGTGACGGCTACGTCGCGGTTC encodes:
- the rpsJ gene encoding 30S ribosomal protein S10: MEAQNIRIRLKAFDHRVLDQATGEIADTARRTGALIRGPIPLPTKIEKFTVNRGPHIDKKSREQFEVRTYKRLLDIVQPNAATVDALMKLDLAAGVNVEIKLA